A single window of Eucalyptus grandis isolate ANBG69807.140 chromosome 1, ASM1654582v1, whole genome shotgun sequence DNA harbors:
- the LOC104443410 gene encoding heavy metal-associated isoprenylated plant protein 39 isoform X2, translating into MKTVSTLQGIDSISMDMKEKKLTVIGTVDPVNVVSKLRKYWQTDIITVGPAKEPEKKEEAKPEEPKKEEAAKPEEAKKEEAKPEEGKKEEPKKEEPKKEEPKKEEEPKKPQVPQPDPVLELVRAYRAYNPQMTTYYYAQSMEENPNACVIC; encoded by the exons ATGAAGACAGTCTCTACTCTTCAAG GGATTGACTCCATCTCCATGGAcatgaaggaaaagaaactaaCAGTGATTGGAACAGTCGACCCAGTGAATGTGGTGAGCAAGTTGCGCAAGTACTGGCAAACAGACATAATCACAGTGGGGCCAGCAAAAGAGCctgagaagaaagaggaagcaAAACCAGAAGAGCCCAAGAAAGAGGAAGCAGCTAAACCAGAAgaggccaagaaagaagaagcgaAACCAGAGgagggaaagaaggaagaacCCAAGAAAGAAgagcccaaaaaagaagaaccgaagaaagaggaagagccGAAGAAGCCTCAGGTGCCTCAGCCTGACCCTGTCCTTGAGCTTGTTAGGGCATACAGGGCGTACAATCCTCAGATGACCACCTATTACTATGCCCAAAGCATGGAGGAGAATCCGAATGCTTGTGTCATCtgttaa
- the LOC104443413 gene encoding uncharacterized protein LOC104443413 isoform X3 produces MAAILPFAPTTPRRSSGHKFASPFPASHPRIERLRCFGENPTRGSSAEAKPEPEPEPENPLLKAAWYGSELLGIAASLFRPPASAEAPAREFGLAGDGAGAFDRSAVVETIKEDYQRSYFVTGNLTLHAYEEDCEFADPAGSFRGLRRFKRNCTNFGSLIEKSNMKLMKWEDFEDKGVGHWRFSCILSFPWRPILSATGYTEYFYNAQSGKVCRHVEHWKVPKMVLLKQIFKPSRWAWEKKSVL; encoded by the exons ATGGCAGCGATCCTGCCTTTCGCTCCCACCACTCCCCGCCGCAGCTCCGGCCACAAATTCGCCTCTCCATTCCCGGCGAGCCACCCCAGGATCGAGAGGTTGCGATGCTTCGGAGAGAATCCGACCCGCGGCTCGTCCGCGGAAGCCaagcccgagcccgagcccgaaCCCGAGAACCCGCTGCTCAAGGCGGCATGGTACGGCTCCGAGCTCCTCGGCATCGCCGCCTCGCTCTtccggccgccggcgagcgcCGAGGCTCCGGCGAGGGAGTTCGGGCTCGCCGGGGATGGAGCGGGAGCTTTTGACCGGAGCGCGGTGGTTGAGACCATCAAGGAGGACTACCAGAGGTCCTACTTCGTCACAG GAAACCTAACGCTCCATGCTTATGAAGAGGATTGCGAATTTGCTGATCCAGCTGGTTCCTTCAGAGGGCTTCGTCGCTTCAAAAGGAATTGTACCAATTTTGGTTCGCttattgagaaatcaaatatGAAGCTTATGAAGTGGGAAGATTTCGAG GACAAGGGAGTTGGACACTGGCGCTTTAGTTGCATCTTGTCCTTCCCTTGGAGGCCCATTCTCTCTG CAACTGGATACACAGAATACTTTTACAATGCGCAGTCTGGAAAAGTATGCAG ACATGTGGAGCACTGGAAGGTTCCCAAAATGGTGCTATTGAAGCAAATTTTTAAGCCTAGCCGATGGGCATGGGAAAAGAAATCAG TTTTGTAG
- the LOC104443413 gene encoding uncharacterized protein LOC104443413 isoform X2, which yields MAAILPFAPTTPRRSSGHKFASPFPASHPRIERLRCFGENPTRGSSAEAKPEPEPEPENPLLKAAWYGSELLGIAASLFRPPASAEAPAREFGLAGDGAGAFDRSAVVETIKEDYQRSYFVTGNLTLHAYEEDCEFADPAGSFRGLRRFKRNCTNFGSLIEKSNMKLMKWEDFEDKGVGHWRFSCILSFPWRPILSATGYTEYFYNAQSGKVCRHVEHWKVPKMVLLKQIFKPSRWAWEKKSEIKP from the exons ATGGCAGCGATCCTGCCTTTCGCTCCCACCACTCCCCGCCGCAGCTCCGGCCACAAATTCGCCTCTCCATTCCCGGCGAGCCACCCCAGGATCGAGAGGTTGCGATGCTTCGGAGAGAATCCGACCCGCGGCTCGTCCGCGGAAGCCaagcccgagcccgagcccgaaCCCGAGAACCCGCTGCTCAAGGCGGCATGGTACGGCTCCGAGCTCCTCGGCATCGCCGCCTCGCTCTtccggccgccggcgagcgcCGAGGCTCCGGCGAGGGAGTTCGGGCTCGCCGGGGATGGAGCGGGAGCTTTTGACCGGAGCGCGGTGGTTGAGACCATCAAGGAGGACTACCAGAGGTCCTACTTCGTCACAG GAAACCTAACGCTCCATGCTTATGAAGAGGATTGCGAATTTGCTGATCCAGCTGGTTCCTTCAGAGGGCTTCGTCGCTTCAAAAGGAATTGTACCAATTTTGGTTCGCttattgagaaatcaaatatGAAGCTTATGAAGTGGGAAGATTTCGAG GACAAGGGAGTTGGACACTGGCGCTTTAGTTGCATCTTGTCCTTCCCTTGGAGGCCCATTCTCTCTG CAACTGGATACACAGAATACTTTTACAATGCGCAGTCTGGAAAAGTATGCAG ACATGTGGAGCACTGGAAGGTTCCCAAAATGGTGCTATTGAAGCAAATTTTTAAGCCTAGCCGATGGGCATGGGAAAAGAAATCAG AAATCAAGCCCTGA
- the LOC104443410 gene encoding heavy metal-associated isoprenylated plant protein 39 isoform X1: MKKLVVKLDLHDDKAKQKAMKTVSTLQGIDSISMDMKEKKLTVIGTVDPVNVVSKLRKYWQTDIITVGPAKEPEKKEEAKPEEPKKEEAAKPEEAKKEEAKPEEGKKEEPKKEEPKKEEPKKEEEPKKPQVPQPDPVLELVRAYRAYNPQMTTYYYAQSMEENPNACVIC; encoded by the exons ATGAAG AAGCTCGTAGTGAAGTTGGATCTACACGATGACAAGGCCAAGCAAAAGGCCATGAAGACAGTCTCTACTCTTCAAG GGATTGACTCCATCTCCATGGAcatgaaggaaaagaaactaaCAGTGATTGGAACAGTCGACCCAGTGAATGTGGTGAGCAAGTTGCGCAAGTACTGGCAAACAGACATAATCACAGTGGGGCCAGCAAAAGAGCctgagaagaaagaggaagcaAAACCAGAAGAGCCCAAGAAAGAGGAAGCAGCTAAACCAGAAgaggccaagaaagaagaagcgaAACCAGAGgagggaaagaaggaagaacCCAAGAAAGAAgagcccaaaaaagaagaaccgaagaaagaggaagagccGAAGAAGCCTCAGGTGCCTCAGCCTGACCCTGTCCTTGAGCTTGTTAGGGCATACAGGGCGTACAATCCTCAGATGACCACCTATTACTATGCCCAAAGCATGGAGGAGAATCCGAATGCTTGTGTCATCtgttaa
- the LOC104443416 gene encoding LOW QUALITY PROTEIN: probable polygalacturonase (The sequence of the model RefSeq protein was modified relative to this genomic sequence to represent the inferred CDS: inserted 2 bases in 2 codons): MMMKMTSLLSVAVLVFLAYGGAEGRNMRRLDALEYTAMNCRAHSASLTDFGAVGDGQTSNTKAFKAAVDQLSKFADDGGVQLYVPAGKWLTGSFSLVSHFTLYLHRDAVLLASQDMTEWPALKPLPSYGRGRDAAAGRYQSLIFGTNLTDVIVTGDNGTIDGQGAFWWQKFHGGKLKYTRPYLIEFMFSDTIQISNLTLLNSPSWNVHPVYSSNILVQRITILAPVKSPNTDGINPDSCTNVRIEDCYIVSGDDCVAVKSGWDEYGIAFGMPTQQLIIRRLTCISPYSATIALGSEMSGGIRDVRXEDIVAINTESGIRIKTAVGRGAYIKDIYVKXMTMHTMKWAFKMDGDYKSHPDNKYDPNALPVIQNINYRDMVAENVSVAARFNGIAGDKFTGICMANVTLGMTAKHKKYPWTCTDVQGMTSGVTPPPCDSLPDQGPEKISACDFPANSLPIDEVQLKQCSYSMSYF; the protein is encoded by the exons atgatgatgaagatgacgTCGCTTCTCTCGGTGGCGGTTTTGGTGTTCTTGGCTTATGGAGGGGCGGAGGGAAGGAACATGAGGAGGCTGGACGCGTTGGAGTACACGGCGATGAATTGCCGGGCGCACAGCGCGTCGCTGACCGACTTCGGGGCCGTCGGGGACGGGCAGACGTCGAACACCAAGGCCTTCAAGGCCGCCGTCGATCAGCTGAGCAAGTTCGCGGACGACGGCGGCGTGCAGCTGTACGTCCCCGCGGGGAAGTGGCTGACGGGGAGCTTCAGCCTCGTCAGCCACTTCACGCTCTACCTCCACCGCGATGCCGTTCTCCTTGCTTCCCAG GACATGACGGAGTGGCCTGCGCTCAAGCCATTGCCCTCCTATGGCAGAGGAAGGGATGCAGCTGCTGGGAGGTATCAAAGCCTCATCTTTGGCACCAATCTCACCGATGTCATCGTTACCG GGGACAACGGGACTATTGACGGTCAGGGCGCCTTCTGGTGGCAGAAGTTCCACGGCGGCAAGCTGAAATACACCCGCCCCTACCTGATCGAGTTCATGTTCTCCGATACCATCCAGATCTCGAACTTGACCCTCCTCAATTCACCATCCTGGAATGTTCACCCTGTCTATAGCAG CAACATTCTCGTGCAACGCATCACCATTCTCGCCCCGGTCAAGTCCCCAAACACCGACGGGATCAATCCAG ATTCATGCACGAATGTGAGGATTGAAGACTGCTACATAGTCTCAGGGGACGATTGCGTCGCAGTCAAGAGCGGATGGGATGAATATGGCATTGCTTTCGGAATGCCGACGCAGCAACTCATTATCCGACGGCTCACCTGTATCTCCCCCTACAGTGCTACCATCGCCCTAGGCAGCGAAATGTCTGGAGGAATCCGAGATGTTA CTGAAGACATTGTCGCCATCAACACCGAATCAGGCATAAGAATCAAGACCGCCGTAGGAAGAGGAGCTTATATCAAGGACATCTATGTGA AGATGACTATGCACACCATGaaatgggctttcaaaatgGACGGAGATTACAAATCGCATCCTGATAACAAATATGATCCAAACGCGCTCCCAGTGATCCAGAACATAAACTATAGGGACATGGTGGCCGAAAATGTTAGCGTCGCCGCTAGATTCAATGGAATCGCAGGGGATAAATTCACTGGAATCTGCATGGCAAATGTGACGCTTGGCATGACTGCCAAGCACAAGAAGTACCCATGGACCTGCACGGACGTGCAAGGGATGACAAGTGGGGTCACGCCGCCCCCATGCGACTCGTTGCCAGACCAGGGGCCGGAGAAAATTTCGGCTTGCGATTTTCCAGCTAATAGTCTGCCTATTGATGAAGTACAACTAAAGCAGTGTAGTTACAGTATGAGTTACTTCTGA
- the LOC104443415 gene encoding probable polygalacturonase has product MSLKIINISIVSFLLQKTFPVYSLPNMELKAKSPMKTQSQGMNRVTIWAVIVAFVVIAGGAEGRNVKTFNTFEYSAMSCRAHSASVTEFGAIGDGKTLNTKAFEAAIAHLSRYSAVGGGLLYVPAGRWLTGTFNLTSHFTLYLHRHAVLLASQDIKNWPLSDPLPSYGHGREAPGGRYMSFIFGTNLTDVIITGDNGKIDGQGGVWWNKFHKGSLKYTRPHLIEILHSRSIQISNLTLLNSPFWTVHPVYSSDIVIQGVTILAPVKSPNTDGIDPDSCTNTRIEDVHIVSGDDCVAVKSGWDEYGISYGMPTKQLVIRRLTCISPYSAMIALGSEMSGGIEDVRAEDITAINTESGVRIKTAMGRGGYVKDIYVRGMKMHTMKWAFWMDGNYGSHPDPHYDPKARPIITGINYRDIVAENVTMVAQLKGIPGNPFTGICISNATITMAPESKKEPWTCSDIHGITSGVTPQPCGMLPAETTTCHFPERSLPIEEVKFKKCIYRGSHA; this is encoded by the exons ATGAGCctgaaaattatcaatattagcATTGTCTCTTTCCTTCTGCAAAAGACCTTTCCAGTTTACTCTCTACCAAACATGGAGCTCAAAGCAAAGTCTCCAATGAAAACTCAG TCGCAGGGGATGAACAGAGTAACAATTTGGGCAGTCATAGTGGCCTTCGTGGTGATTGCGGGCGGAGCCGAAGGCAGGAACGTGAAGACTTTCAACACCTTCGAGTACAGCGCCATGAGCTGCAGGGCTCACAGCGCCTCGGTGACGGAGTTCGGGGCGATCGGCGACGGGAAGACGCTGAACACAAAGGCGTTCGAGGCGGCCATCGCCCATCTCAGCCGGTACTCCGCCGTGGGCGGCGGCCTGCTCTACGTCCCCGCCGGGAGGTGGTTGACGGGGACATTCAACCTGACCAGCCACTTCACTCTCTACTTGCATAGGCATGCTGTTCTTCTTGCTTCCCAG GACATAAAAAATTGGCCGTTGTCCGATCCTTTGCCGTCATACGGCCATGGGAGGGAAGCACCGGGAGGGAGGTACATGAGCTTCATCTTCGGGACCAACCTCACCGACGTGATCATCACTG GGGACAATGGGAAGATCGATGGTCAGGGTGGCGTTTGGTGGAACAAATTCCACAAGGGCAGCTTGAAATACACCCGCCCTCACCTGATCGAGATCCTGCACTCCCGCTCTATTCAGATCTCAAATTTGACTCTGCTCAACTCCCCATTTTGGACTGTCCATCCTGTTTACAGCAG TGACATTGTCATTCAAGGGGTAACGATCCTTGCTCCAGTCAAATCTCCCAACACCGATGGGATTGACCCAG ATTCTTGCACTAATACCAGGATTGAAGATGTACACATCGTCTCCGGCGATGACTGCGTGGCCGTAAAGAGCGGTTGGGATGAGTATGGCATCTCGTATGGAATGCCGACCAAACAGCTCGTGATCCGACGGCTCACGTGCATTTCCCCATACAGTGCTATGATTGCTCTCGGCAGTGAGATGTCTGGTGGAATCGAAGACGTCCGAGCCGAAGACATCACGGCCATCAACACGGAGTCTGGGGTCAGGATCAAGACGGCTATGGGCAGGGGAGGATATGTGAAGGATATTTATGTGAGGGGAATGAAGATGCACACCATGAAGTGGGCCTTTTGGATGGACGGCAATTATGGTTCTCACCCGGATCCCCACTACGACCCAAAGGCCCGACCCATAATCACCGGGATCAATTACCGGGATATTGTGGCCGAGAACGTGACTATGGTAGCTCAATTGAAGGGGATCCCTGGGAACCCGTTCACCGGAATTTGCATATCAAACGCGACCATCACAATGGCCCCCGAGTCCAAAAAGGAGCCATGGACATGCAGCGACATTCATGGGATCACGAGTGGGGTCACACCTCAACCTTGCGGCATGTTACCAGCGGAAACCACGACATGCCATTTTCCGGAGAGGAGTCTCCCGATCGAGGAAGTGAAGTTCAAGAAGTGCATATATAGGGGGAGCCATGCATGA
- the LOC104443413 gene encoding uncharacterized protein LOC104443413 isoform X1, whose protein sequence is MAAILPFAPTTPRRSSGHKFASPFPASHPRIERLRCFGENPTRGSSAEAKPEPEPEPENPLLKAAWYGSELLGIAASLFRPPASAEAPAREFGLAGDGAGAFDRSAVVETIKEDYQRSYFVTGNLTLHAYEEDCEFADPAGSFRGLRRFKRNCTNFGSLIEKSNMKLMKWEDFEDKGVGHWRFSCILSFPWRPILSATGYTEYFYNAQSGKVCRHVEHWKVPKMVLLKQIFKPSRWAWEKKSGARWFKRASAMQNPIK, encoded by the exons ATGGCAGCGATCCTGCCTTTCGCTCCCACCACTCCCCGCCGCAGCTCCGGCCACAAATTCGCCTCTCCATTCCCGGCGAGCCACCCCAGGATCGAGAGGTTGCGATGCTTCGGAGAGAATCCGACCCGCGGCTCGTCCGCGGAAGCCaagcccgagcccgagcccgaaCCCGAGAACCCGCTGCTCAAGGCGGCATGGTACGGCTCCGAGCTCCTCGGCATCGCCGCCTCGCTCTtccggccgccggcgagcgcCGAGGCTCCGGCGAGGGAGTTCGGGCTCGCCGGGGATGGAGCGGGAGCTTTTGACCGGAGCGCGGTGGTTGAGACCATCAAGGAGGACTACCAGAGGTCCTACTTCGTCACAG GAAACCTAACGCTCCATGCTTATGAAGAGGATTGCGAATTTGCTGATCCAGCTGGTTCCTTCAGAGGGCTTCGTCGCTTCAAAAGGAATTGTACCAATTTTGGTTCGCttattgagaaatcaaatatGAAGCTTATGAAGTGGGAAGATTTCGAG GACAAGGGAGTTGGACACTGGCGCTTTAGTTGCATCTTGTCCTTCCCTTGGAGGCCCATTCTCTCTG CAACTGGATACACAGAATACTTTTACAATGCGCAGTCTGGAAAAGTATGCAG ACATGTGGAGCACTGGAAGGTTCCCAAAATGGTGCTATTGAAGCAAATTTTTAAGCCTAGCCGATGGGCATGGGAAAAGAAATCAG GAGCGCGGTGGTTTAAACGTGCAAGTGCCATGCAGAATCCCATCAAGTGA
- the LOC104443414 gene encoding mitogen-activated protein kinase homolog MMK2, translating to MESSSSGGASAEHSVRGIPTHGGRYVQYNVYGNLFEVSRKYVPPIRPIGRGAYGLVCAAMNSETNEEVAIKKIGNAFDNRIDAKRTLREIKLLCHMDHENVIGLKDIIRPPSRENFNDVYIVYELMDTDLHQIIRSNQPLTDDHCRYFLYQLLRGLKYVHSASVLHRDLKPSNLFLNSNCDLKIGDFGLARTTSETDFMTEYVVTRWYRAPELLLNCSEYTAAIDIWSVGCILGEIMTRQPLFPGKDYVHQLRLITELIGSPDDSSLGFLRSDNARRYVRQLPQYPRQQFSSRFQTMSPGAVDLLERMLVFDPIRRITVEEALCHPYLAPLHDINEEPICPTPFIYDFEQPSFTEENIKELIWRETLRFNPDPMH from the exons ATGGAGTCGTCGAGCTCGGGAGGTGCCTCGGCGGAGCACAGCGTCCGCGGGATCCCCACGCACGGCGGGCGCTACGTGCAGTACAATGTGTACGGGAACCTCTTCGAGGTCTCCCGGAAGTACGTCCCCCCGATCCGCCCCATCGGCCGCGGCGCCTACGGTCTCGTCTG CGCTGCCATGAATTCAGAGACAAATGAGGAGGTTGCCATCAAGAAGATTGGCAATGCGTTTGACAACAGAATAGATGCCAAGAGGACTTTACGAGAAATTAAGCTTTTATGTCATATGGATCATGAGAAT GTTATTGGCCTTAAAGACATTATACGTCCACCAAGTAGGGAGAACTTTAATGATGTTTACATTGTGTATGAATTGATGGACACTGATCTCCATCAAATTATCCGTTCCAATCAGCCATTGACTGACGATCACTGCAGG TACTTCTTGTATCAGTTGCTTCGAGGTCTCAAATATGTGCATTCAGCAAGTGTTCTGCATCGCGATCTGAAGCCAAGCAACTTGTTTCTGAATTCGAATTGTGACCTTAAAATTGGAGACTTTGGGCTAGCTAGGACCACATCTGAAACGGATTTTATGACTGAGTATGTAGTTACTCGCTGGTATCGTGCACCAGAACTGCTCCTTAATTGTTCAGAGTACACTGCTGCGATTGATATTTGGTCTGTGGGTTGCATACTTGGTGAAATTATGACTAGGCAGCCCCTATTCCCAGGCAAAGACTATGTCCATCAGCTGAGACTTATTACAGAG CTTATAGGATCTCCTGATGACTCCAGCCTTGGGTTTTTAAGAAGTGATAATGCACGAAGATATGTAAGACAGCTTCCACAGTACCCAAGACAGCAATTTTCTAGTAGATTTCAGACTATGTCTCCAGGTGCTGTTGATCTCCTAGAAAGGATGCTCGTCTTTGATCCCATCAGGCGAATAACAG TTGAGGAGGCTTTGTGCCACCCTTATTTGGCCCCTCTACATGATATAAATGAGGAACCCATTTGCCCGACTCCCTTCATTTATGACTTTGAGCAACCGTCATTTACTGAAGAAAACATTAAGGAGCTCATTTGGAGGGAGACTCTGAGATTCAATCCAGATCCCATGCATTAG
- the LOC104443412 gene encoding uncharacterized protein LOC104443412, whose product MSSDSGDPCLSDQPVQSTNETKKAKISYSREFLLSLSGLDICRNLPRGFDESILADFEDASQDRQRTSGSFLLQGYRRNEYGSSPPTRGDVSNYSRGIHGRWDSRSSGWSDKDSDSQSDWDSDTGKRYANPSRRGWQAPEHDGLLGSGGFPRPSGYTPGVSAAKFRPNDHYQLNRTTEPYHPPRPYKALPHSRRETNDSINDETFGSSEFTSEDRAEEERKRRASFELMRKEQHKAFQERQKNGSEKHNNDFDISTLMDDSTDPNKQLSTSNELDEPKEPKASNIESAKLSSGSQIAGPRPLVPPGFATTVQDRKSNSVEVKTSAPDGSIFNARDNIVLNGLYDGQRDKETADEMSLIARLHVTPELQSSEMDKNEVIISPALDISNQTLGGKKLLGTCNLSETSKSSDIGQSIDVDSQEAEQNKITGQSDHSTTILEKLFGSALSLESAVSSSHTELQGTKGDDVWSSHSSHSSKFAHLFVEEKKTTDDSLSGRPKDLLSLIGVGEKGESLVSDVQMLEQPWSKSLFSSSQPKDKQMMKGTASAAVGSREQFTDRKPGGVPAVLTCEDLENTILSEISDGGSDPQQPLKAWDGNEAKAAQPRANVDNLASQHLLSLLHKGTEHNNVALFPSFDAKFADKVDTLEGERTSNLLGDSKETSDSLPNCGNTLTLETLFGTAFMKELQSVGAPVSAHRSSTGSARVEPFNPHGSSHGVIDESMLASAESEAISSRNIHESNGMALNRSHQSNMDITEDHFLKFDHFRTEVDTLQLQPEVGPKLSNFDGPAEIRLPEEDSLISVSDPLNLRGLMAGRHPDKAELSSSNAPFDVVENFAAHGIFKEEKYAREQVPSHFHQIPFSRREPDIPFSNVHVQQSSPQLHPHRLNHVGPMFNSLDSHTVHSNAPVKIADGILHHDQLNYQFPANMVRPQMHHLSSGYPGFDPPSHHPMAQQMHLPPSFPPPHQLQGFHGGPQVTHLNNQVSGLIQELNPIQGFPFGQRQPNSGIPPPAPEASIGNNHPEAFQRLIELERRANAKQMNPFRRCRRRRWP is encoded by the exons ATGAGCTCAGACAGTGGAGATCCGTGCCTGTCGGATCAGCCAGTCCAGTCGACTAATGAAACAAA GAAGGCCAAGATATCATATTCACGGGAATTTCTCTTGTCTCTGAGTGGATTGGATATTTGCAGGAATTTGCCTCGTGGATTCGACGAATCAATTCTTGC TGATTTTGAGGATGCTTCCCAAGACCGGCAAAGGACCTCTGGCAGTTTTTTGCTGCAAGGTTATAGGCGAAATGAGTATGGATCATCCCCACCTACGAGAGGGGATGTAAGTAATTATTCTCGAGGAATTCATGGCAGGTGGGATAGTCGCTCTTCTGGATGGAGCGATAAAGACAGTGACTCGCAGTCTGATTGGGATTCAG ATACAGGAAAACGTTATGCCAATCCATCACGACGGGGTTGGCAAGCCCCCGAGCATGATGGACTTCTTGGCAGTGGTGGTTTTCCACGACCATCAGGGTACACTCCCGGGGTGTCAGCTGCAAAGTTTCGGCCTAATGATCACTACCAGCTTAATAGGACTACAGAGCCATATCACCCTCCTCGTCCTTATAAG GCGTTACCACACTCACGTAGAGAAACTAATGACTCAATTAATGATGAAACATTTGGGTCATCTGAATTTACCAGCGAGGAcagagcagaagaagaaaggaaaagaagag CTTCATTCGAGTTAATGAGGAAAGAGCAGCACAAAGCATTCCAAGAACGGCAGAAGAATGGTTCAGAGAAGCATAACAATGACTTTGATATCTCTACACTTATGGATGACTCTACAGATCCGAATAAACAACTGAGCACAAGCAATGAATTAGATGAGCCCAAAGAACCAAAAGCATCCAACATTGAATCTGCAAAACTATCTTCAGGATCACAAATTGCTGGACCCCGACCACTTGTGCCTCCTGGATTTGCAACAACAGTCCAGGATAGGAAGTCAAATTCAGTGGAG GTCAAGACTTCGGCACCTGATGGTAGCATCTTTAATGCGAGGGATAATATCGTGTTGAATGGTTTGTACGATGGTCAGAGGGATAAGGAAACAGCTGATGAAATGAGTCTGATTGCAAGGCTGCATGTAACCCCAGAACTCCAAAGTTCAGAGATGGATAAGAATGAAGTCATCATATCACCTGCTTTAGATATTTCTAACCAGACTCTTGGTGGGAAGAAACTGTTAGGAACTTGCAATCTTTCAGAAACTTCAAAATCTTCAGATATTGGGCAAAGCATAGACGTTGACTCTCAGGAGGCAGAGCAAAACAAAATTACGGGTCAATCAGATCATTCCACTACAATTCTGGAAAAACTTTTTGGTAGTGCTTTATCATTAGAAAGTGCTGTCTCATCTTCACATACTGAG CTTCAAGGCACTAAAGGTGATGACGTATGGAGCTCTCACAGTAGCCACTCTTCCAAATTTGCTCATTTGTTTGTTGAAG AAAAGAAAACTACGGATGATTCCTTATCTGGAAGGCCCAAAGACTTGCTATCATTAATCGGTGTGGGTGAAAAAGGTGAATCATTGGTTTCTGATGTGCAAATGCTGGAGCAACCATGGTCAAAGAGTCTCTTTTCAAGCTCTCAACCTAAAGATAAGCAGATGATGAAGGGCACTGCGTCTGCTGCAGTTGGAAGTCGCGAGCAGTTCACTGATCGCAAACCAGGGGGAGTTCCAGCTGTCCTTACATGTGAAGATCTTGAGAATACCATCTTGTCAGAGATTAGTGACGGTGGATCAGACCCGCAGCAGCCTTTGAAGGCTTGGGATGGCAATGAGGCAAAGGCTGCTCAGCCAAGAGCCAATGTTGATAATCTTGCATCCCAGCACCTCCTTTCCTTATTACACAAGGGAACGGAACACAACAATGTGGCCCTGTTCCCCAGTTTTGATGCTAAATTTGCAGATAAGGTGGACACTCTTGAAGGAGAAAGGACCAGCAATTTACTGGGTGACTCTAAAGAGACGAGTGATAGTCTTCCTAATTGTGGGAACACGTTGACTCTTGAAACTCTTTTTGGAACTGCTTTCATGAAGGAGCTGCAGTCAGTTGGAGCTCCAGTCTCTGCTCATAGGAGTTCTACCGGGTCCGCCAGAGTCGAACCATTCAACCCTCATGGATCTTCCCATGGTGTAATTGATGAAAGTATGCTAGCTTCCGCAGAAAGTGAAGCTATATCGAGCAGGAATATTCACGAAAGCAATGGGATGGCATTGAATAGAAGTCATCAATCTAATATGGACATTACAGAAGatcatttcttgaaatttgatcaTTTCCGAACCGAAGTAGATACTCTACAGCTACAACCTGAAGTAGGGCCCAAGCTTAGCAATTTTGACGGGCCAGCTGAAATTCGGCTTCCTGAAGAGGATAGTCTGATAAGTGTTAGCGATCCTCTGAATCTGCGGGGCTTAATGGCTGGTCGGCATCCTGATAAAGCTGAGTTGTCCTCCAGCAACGCGCCATTTGATGTTGTTGAAAACTTTGCAGCGCATGGCatcttcaaggaagaaaaatatgctagAGAGCAAGTACCTTCGCATTTCCATCAAATTCCCTTCAGTAGGAGGGAGCCGGATATTCCGTTTTCAAATGTTCATGTTCAACAATCTTCTCCTCAGCTTCATCCCCACCGTCTGAACCACGTTGGGCCAATGTTTAATTCTCTAGATTCTCATACTGTTCATAGTAATGCTCCAGTGAAGATTGCAGATGGTATTCTCCATCATGATCAACTAAATTACCAATTTCCTGCAAATATGGTCCGCCCTCAGATGCACCATCTGAGCAGCGGATATcctggatttgatcctccaagtCATCATCCTATGGCGCAACAGATGCATCTGCCACCAAGTTTTCCTCCACCACATCAGTTACAGGGATTTCATGGTGGGCCCCAGGTGACTCATCTGAACAACCAGGTCTCTGGACTTATTCAGGAACTTAACCCGATTCAAGGTTTTCCTTTTGGTCAGCGGCAGCCAAATAGTGGAATACCACCGCCTG CTCCTGAAGCCAGCATTGGAAACAACCATCCAGAAGCATTTCAAAGGCTTATTGAGCTGGAGCGGCGGGCAAATGCAAAGCAGATGAATCCCTttcgccgctgccgccgccgccgctggccATAG